In Heteronotia binoei isolate CCM8104 ecotype False Entrance Well chromosome 21, APGP_CSIRO_Hbin_v1, whole genome shotgun sequence, the DNA window TGTGACTAAAAAGACAAGGGAGATGGCTAGAACAACAGTGTGGAAAGACATCGGATGTATCTGACAAGGCACAGGCTACTGTTCAATTTAAACCCTACTctgtgatggtgatggtggcaaAGAAACAATATTTCCCTGCCACCACTGCATTTGCACAGTGTAGACCTACAGTACACTTCTGACTGGACAGAGGCCTATTGGATTCCAGCCTTCAGGAAGAAGTGCACTGCTGTGCAGCCCACTGTGATAATTTTGCTAAGTACTTTGCTGATAAAATGTCTTGCATCCTTTCCGACTTGACAATACATTAGCAGGGACAAGATTGGTGGTCTCAGAGTGTCAATTTCTCCAGTTGTGTGGAATACCTTTCAGCTTGTACAGTCTGTTGATGTGGACAGGGTTGAGTTTGAGATGTCCCACCTGTTTGTAcaacccttgcccctcctggccaCTTTAATTTGCTAGGGAGACTGGCAGACTGGGTCCTAGAGACAGTAAATGCCTCACAGGGAGAGGGAGTGGTCTCTCCTGTCCTGAAGTGGGCAGTGGTATGTCCACTCCTAAAGACAAGGAGTTGAATAACCACTATCAAGTCTCaaatgtagaaaaagtccagcaggaacttatttgtatattaggccacaccccctgacaccatgccagctggaactgcgttcctgtgcgttcctgctcaaaaaaagccctgctccttctattgttgtcttccaccagcaggtgaagccTTTTGCATTTTGCTTGACATACCCACAGTAACTATTATTGGCCCTCTTTCCTTGTTTTGGAGTTAGGTGTTTCTAtacatttttattaatttattgtatatattcttgatttgaaatattttaatgttttgatggTTCCTGCCTTGGGGGctctatttgggtggaaaggtggcacagaaatgttttaaataaatgatgcCCTCTCTCACCAGCCTGGTTAAAAGATGCCTCAGAATGTTTGTTAAACATTTTAAGTAATTCCTATGCTATTCCAGCCTACCCAGTCCTAGAATTAGGCAAATTTAAGTTAACTATGCCTGCACAAGGACACAGCTAataaaaaggccctttctccagCCAGTCAGAGAATCCTCCAAAAATTTATATTTGTCAGGATTCTTTGGGAGAATCCTTACCAGCAAGTATCATGTACAAGTAAATATCGCCAGTATCATGTGCAAGACTGATACATATTGTACTGCAGACATGCCCAAATCTGCTACAAGAAAGAATTAGATAAGAAAACGCAGTCTACAGTAGGAGACTGCTGTGTTCAGAACTACCAGTTTTGAGCCATTAAAGAAACACATCTGCAAATTTGGAATCCTTGCTCAAGGTGGAGAATCTGCTACTATTTTTGTGCTGAAGGACTGATATGCAGCCCTTCCAGATCAATTGGGCAGGTAGAGATTACACGGCACCTTGCTATTATGCGAGATCACTTTGGAACTCATTGAGCACCCATTGGTATAGAATAGAGCAGCTGTTTGCCTTTCCACTGGAGCATTGTAATATACCCTCCTTCTGCCCTCAGGTATTCCAGAGGCGGCAGGATGGATCAGTGAATTTCTACCGTGGGTGGCAGTCCTACAAGAAAGGATTTGGGAACCAAGCTTCAGAATTCTGGCTGGGCAATGATAAAATCCATCTTCTCACAAATTCTGGTAAAACATTGTTTCCATTTCTGTTCAATGTTAGTGCATCCTAGGGGGAAATGAGGAAGCAATTGTGCATTTCCGTGGAAGATGTGGCTTCCTGGAATGGTTCCCTGTACCTCACATTTGGCCATGGAACCTATGAAAACTCTGGAATGCTGGTACAGAAGGGTCAACTGTATAACTAGAAAGGAAAGGTGGGTGCAGGACAAGGATAAATATTGCAGTGAGATAAATTTTATTGGAATTACTATGTAGTTATGATTGGAATTGGCCCTTAGAGATTCTGTCTTTTAAAGTACCAAAAGAGTCTCCCCCACATACACATACAAACTGACATAATAAGCCATGAAGACAAGACAGCGTTCTACACACTGCAAACCATAAGAATATATTTCCATTTGTTGTCAGCAGgattggatctacatgttttttgagggagggcaaaattaaaaaatggcaccccttatgggcccattctatcttatggtcccatagaatagaatggactccatacccaatttggcgccccctcctCCGGTgacggggcaagcacccccctctgcccaccccctagatccggccctggttgTCAGCATTAAAATGCATTCTTAAATCCACAGTCAATTTCAGAAATATCATGTAACCTTACTAGTCTCAGAATTGTTCCAGGGTTTGTGGATGCTGTTCCTCTTTCCTGTTCTGAAGACTGCTTCTGGTGCCACCTCTGTACATTATGCTGTTTTAAAAGTGAGTGTACGAGAGAGATTCTTTGGAGAGCAATCTCCTTCCCACATCACTCATTACATGCAGGTGGTGGACCAAATTCTGCTGAACTGGAGTTTGTGAGAATAAAGAATAAAATGAACCATATGTGTAAAAGTCTGATTTAGCAAAAGCTATGATTATATCAGCGGCTCCTTTCAGCATTATCATTTTGGTTTGTCTCTGTGAAGCAGCCACATTCAGTACTGGAGCACTGAAGAGAACAAATAGCCCATTCTATTTCATTCCCTGTCGCTAAGTGCTTGGACTCTAATGACTCATAATCCCAGTGTGATCCCCTGGAATGAGAGTCCCTGGTGTCACCATAATCCTAACCTGAGTTCAAGATTTTCTCCAAAAATGCTCCTTCTCTCATATTTTCCAATATTCTGATAATCAGGAATACAACAGCTACGGATTGATACCAGGGATTTCAATGACACCAACACTTATGCTGCATATACCACTTTCCGAATCTTGAGTGAGGAGGAAAACTACCAGCTACGAGTGGGATCGTACGTAGGTGGTAACATGGGTGAGTTACACCAAGAATTCTATTTGAGGGCATTTGCTCCAAGGTGGCACAAGAATGTAAAGATTGCCCAGCTGGAAAGTCTCAAGCAGCATAGGAAATGATAACCATCTCTTGTTTTCTGTCCCGACATCTGATAATTAGAAATTCACTGCTTCTGAGCATGGAAATGCCATATAGGTATCCCAACAACCACTGATAGATTTCCTCTCTATGATTTTGTGTGTTCCTtgaaacaataacaacaatctGTGATTGTGGCCATTCATAGCCACACTATTAAGATAGTGAGTTCCTTAGGTTAATTATGTTTGTGTTAGCATTTTAGGGTGGAGAGAGTTATGTGGAGggttatggggttttttttatatttCGAATTTTTAAGCCCCCTTGAGCAAtgggaaaggtagggtataaatattttaataaaattgaAATTAGGAGTGAACTCATCTAGGCCCTATTGGAGATCTGGGACAGAGCTATTAAAATGAGGAATGCTATATCACGTGGGATTTCCCACCACCACTTAATATGGTTAAGTTCCTCATCCCCTGCCAACAAGGCAAATAATCCTGCACCACCATAAAGAACTGCAttctcttttcccctcccagGCACTCTATTGTCCACTCTACAGTCCCCAGCCACTACCAGATGGCGATCAGCAGCTTTTCAACAGATGATGAACTCCTATGAGGACTACATGAGCCCCAAATAGGTGGAGCTAGGTCCATAACTAATTATGCAGAATGAGAATTCATATGCATCTTCATCTGATGTataagtagaagaagaattgcagatttataccccgcccttctctctgaatcagagattcagagtggcttacaatctcctttatcttctcccccacaacagataccctgtgaggtgggtggggctgagacagctctcacagcagctgccctttcaaggacagctcctgcaatagctatggctgacccaaggccattccagcgggtgcaagtggaggagtggggaatcaaacccggttctcccagataagagtccacacacttaagcactgcaccaaactggctctcatataaaGTCATATAAACGTGCTGAAGACACTCATGTGTATACATATTGTGTTTGTGCAGGTACACACACAGATCAAGGAGTGGGAAACACATAGTTTTTACATGGATGAGATGAAAAGCAGCACCTAAAAATGCAGACAACAGAGGCAGAATACATGGTTCAGTTTTTTGCAGTCAACCTGATCCAAGCACTTGGAATGAGCCCGCTGAGATTGATAGGGAGGGCCTAGATGTAGCAACAGCTTCTTATCTGGCCCACTCAAAGGACAGAAAGCATTGAAAATAATGATCACATTgtaatgccattgtaaactgtgTGGTCCTAGCCAACCTCAGCCCAGTTTCAAACCTGctgttcctgggcaaggtagttgaGAGGGCAGTTGCTGAGCAGCTTCACgttttcctggatgacacatccatcctggatccattccagtctggtttccgccctgATCATGGGATGGAGGCAGTGCTGATCAGTCTTACGGATGACCTTGGGGAGACCCAGATCGAGGTGGTCAATGCTACTTTTGCTTCTTGATTTAatggcagcatttgacatggtcgattatggcctaatgacccactgcctcaccaacATATGAATCAGGGGAACTGACTTATCAtagttttcttcctttctccatgaTCGGGGACAGAGAGTGGTGCTTGGTGAGATGATGTCCCTGCAAGACCCACTGGAATGCAGAGTGCCATGGGGCAAACTTCTCACCACTATTGTTcagcatctacatgtgccccctcacccacTTGGTATGGAGGTTTGGGCTGCATTGTCAGTTGTCACCAGTTTGCTAATGACCCCCAGCTCTATTTGTCGATGGATGGCCATCTGGACTCCACCCCAGATAATTTGGACAGGGCTttggaggctgtggctgagtggttacagcagagctggctgaaatttaATCCAACTGgttccttctctctcctcctgggacttggctacagtgacccatgcaatggtcacttccagcttaaattactgtaactcacttcaTGCAGGCTTTCCCTTAAATCTGATCTGAAAACTCCAGCTAGTGTAACATGTGGCACTGCACCTGCTGACTGTGATGGCTGCACAGGTGCACATCCAGTCAGTGCTACACCAATTGCACTTGCTGACAATTGAGTACTGGATACATTTCAAGGTGatagtattaacctttaaagccctatgcagcctgggaccaacatatctaaggGAATGTCCTTCAGAGAGCCTTGAACTCTGTTCACCGACATTTGCTGGTTGGCCCCAGCCCAGAGGATGTCCACTGGTGGAATATGCTCCCACCTGAGGTCAGGGCTCTGCAAGGCTTagtacagttttgcagggcctgtaaaatggagctgttccgctagGCCTTTGGTTGAGTTGGTGGACCCCAATcatctggcctcccttgctgaaaaCTGCCGTATTACATTTGCCCATGTAAAGAGATGTTACTATCACTTCTGTTGTAACTCTTTGCTTTGTCATCTATTAGCAATACTGGAAACCTTTTCCAGTATTGCTTCACAATGCAGTGCTTGAAGTCCTTCTGcgcttttaaatggttttaaacaatttgccATGGTAATTTGTTTTTTAATAGTTCTTTGAAATCTCCTGCTGTTACCTGTCCTGAGCCTACTTGCAGGGccggtgggatacaaatcaaacaaacaaacagatctgGTGCAGTCTGTCTCTCGTGTCATGGATCTGTCAGAATCTGATGTCCCTATTTAAGGCTCCTTTTCCTGAGATTTGGTTTTAGGTaaactcagagcttttttgtagaaaaagcccaggaggaactcatttgcatagtaggccacaccccctgatgcccagccagccagaactatgttcctcctaaaaaaaaaaaacaccctgggtAAACTAGAGGGTGCTCACACCATCCTCCTTGGCACTTatctttttgttttcattttcagcATTCAGTACCTGCTACATGCACAaaaatgttagggaattctgtttgaaattctatttctttatctcaaacagtgcgatggatcactggatcaaataatcattgagaggcatttaacatgaaaaagcaaaaacatatttatttctacagggaaaggatactgggaggtgaaaataacaaacactatagaacgacatcctcacactagaagatcatgtgcttaatggaggctacttcctccttcttcttgacctctctgcctgaacaaaggaagtcacctgactaactgaccaaacagacaaaacaggttttcctgcttctagaccttgattgacagcaatcagtatcttcttcctaggtcatggagacaatagggaatcaggcacagtgttaactctataatgactggaactttagaatattgcaaaggacatacaaaacagatacatatttccaacaagaAATCGGCCTATAAAACAATTtgatattttctccaagggataaAAAGGAGAGATATTGTCTTAAAATGGAGAGGGGGGCGGGATATGTTATTCCCTTTGTCATATATTTCTTCCCCCCTGTTATCCCTTCAGGTGATTCCTTCTCATCACATAAGGGCATGAACTTCTCTGCACTGGACAAGGATAATGACATCTATGACAAAGGAAGCTGTGCGGTATCCTACAAGGGTGGCTGGTGGTATAGTGCCTGCCACTCTTCTAATCTGAATGGCCTGTACCTCAGAGGCACACACACTTCTTATGCCAATGGCATCAACTGGGTTGCTGGAAAGGGGGCCTATTATTCTTACAAATATGCAGATATGAAAATTAGACCACAGTAGATGAATCAAGCACTTCGGGCTCTGAATGGCCATAATGGATCTGCTCCATAAACTTACAAGCAAAAACTTCCATCTGAACAGTAAGCTTCACAATGCGATTTCTCAAGACCAGCATATACAGATTCAGTGCTCCTCTAATGGTTCCTTATTGGGCACTTTTGAGATAATCTACCGTACCTAAAGGACCACCATGTTCCATATCCCTCGAGATCACCATTTGAGGCCATGTTCCACCACCTTCCAGTTTCTGAGATGATGTGAACAGCAGCTAAATGGACACCTTTTTCCATTGTACCATCTAGTTTTGGAATGCTTTTCAGTGCTTGAATGGTTCCAGATCTGCTGTATATGGTGAAAATATTTATTCTCTCAGGCTTTTCAGTCAGCagttcccctcctctccccctccccaccatgatGAGTTTAAGTctgctgttttaaaaaatttctaCTAAATCACTGATTGTGGTGTTCTATACTGTTCCACAGATAAAGTCttatcgctccgccaggacctccCAACCACAATTAATACAGtaagggaactggaagccccttgtccaTCTTTTGGTCTGATGTTGGACCACTGCAACTGACTTTCTCAGGAAGATGTCAACAGGGTCCTGGCAGCCATGAGGCCAACCACTTGCCTCCTTGACCCATGTCCTTCCCGGCTGATTAAAACCTGCAGGGATGGTATTTGGGTCTCCTGGAAGAGATCATCAACTTGTCCCTTTTGTCTGGGACCTCCTCGGTGGGGTTAAAGGAGGCAGTGGCTTGTCCACTCTTTAAGGAACCAACATTGGACCTTGCAGTCCtagccaactaccacccagttttgaATCTCCCATTtttgggtaaggtagttgagagagtggCAGCTGAACTACTCCAGGCTTTCCTGGATGATGCATCTATCCTTGACCAATTTCAGTCtggtttctgccctggccatgggacaaAGACAGTGCTAGttgctttcccagatgacctctggagacaTCTGGACTGAGGTAGGTCAACACTGCTGTTATTTCTTGATCTAACAGCAGAGTTCAACACAACTACAATCtgttgacccaccacctcaccgTTATAGGAGTTTGGAGGTCTGCCTCCTTTCTCCATGATCAGGGACAGAGAGTAGCACTTGGTGAGAATGAGGGGTGCTGCAGGGGGCGATTATCtcaccaatgttgtttaacatctatatgtgcctgcTCACCCAGTTGGTGTGGGAGTTTGgcctgggttgtcatcagtatgcagatgacacccagctccatctGTTGATAGATGACTGCCCAGATTCTGCCCCAGAGATTCCAGCCAGGGcattggaggctgtggctgggtagttggttgaaacttaatccaacaaagatggaggtcctgtacctgagccgcGGGAGAGGGGGATTGAATTGGTAATCAGGCTACCCACCCTCAGTGGTGCAGTACTTATGCCATCCCAGAAGGTGAcagatctgccttttatcataTTCAGCagatcaggtagctggctccctacctctccccccaggacttggctacagtgacccattgtgttctacagtgatccatgcaatggtcacttccaggcttgattactgtaactcactttatgcaggcttgcccttgcagctgatccggaaactccagctggtgcaaaatgcggcagcatgcctgttgttggccctgcctGTGTGGGCACACATTCAGCTGGTGCTCCACCAACTGCACAGGCTATtgattgagtactggatccacttcaggGTACTGGTACTCaatattctctctaagctgtggaatcttgcaagcaaaaattatcctttgtgagctactggcatgaaaattgtgaactactgctctggggccattattcctgagctacgagaaaaatgtgtgagctagaggctaaaaaactgtgagctagctcacactaactcagcttagagggaatactgctagTACTAACCTTTATTGCCTTGTGtggcttgggaccaacatacctgtgggactgacTTTCcacatatatgccccagagagcTTTGTGCTCTGTGGATCAAAATctactggttgtccctggcccaaaggatatcTGCCTAGGCTTAAccagtgccagggctttttctgccttggccccagcctggtggaacatgctcatATCAGAaatcagagccctgcaggacttgctaccatttcgcagggcctgtaaaactgaactgttccatTACGACTTCAGCTGAGGCAGCTGGGCATTCCAGGCCTGCCAAGCTCCTGGATGGGGCGGGGGTTCTCGCACTTTGGGGATCCCCAGCCCGCAGCGGcccggcagggggatcccttcCCAACGTCATCAGTGTGGCGACATCACTcatgatgtcattgcgctggagATGTCGTGCACCAAACTTTGATTTTCCCAGATGctatagcaatttgggaggaaaactctatggtactagtTTTCCTCCCATagggttttcccggaagctcctagagtggtcgGTGAATGACATCGTCATGATGTCACTTACGAGAGATGTCATCAAGCCGCGTgcaaaaaaaagtcccccaccagaggttgcaggggatgtggcaaccctagggcatcCAATAAGACCtttgcctcccctgctgaagCTCACCAGCTTCATGCAGCCCAAACGAAGAAGATCCAAAGACTGATAGCAGCAGCTGGAAATTTCTGTGATATTTTAACTTATGCTGTTTTAAACTGTGTTAAATTGATTTTATCTTATACTGAATTATGTATTGTCATTTTGATACGTTTTTACATTTCTGctctgtgatccgccctgagcccactcatgaggagggcagaatataaatctaatcaaacaaacaaatatttaaaattgtggaaattaatattttattactgTGCTTTTAAGCTGCCTCAGGATCAGCTTCTGGGTTGAAAGGTAGGAtgcaaatgtttaaataaatattcTTCCACATAATTTGGGCTTTGTTTTTGTAACACAACAGAGGCCATTGTGGGGGGTCCTCTTTTCCAAGCTAAGTCTGTCTTCAAGGAGTATATTTGAGGGGCATTTCATCTTCATAAGCTTACCTTCATTTATATGGGAAGGTGTAGCAGCAAATtttgaaaccaatcaaatgaaAGGTGAGTCCTCCTAGAAAGACTAGCAATGTGCTCCGGAAAAGCAAAGGCCCTACCTTGCCTATGAAGAGGGGTTTCTGTGTGACAAGTTGGAGAATGGCTGCTTGACAACTATGAAACTCCCTTCCTTTGCGGTCAGAT includes these proteins:
- the LOC132589997 gene encoding veficolin-1-like, with the protein product MTTWLSFLVVLVFLIVVSMMKESYGQETEATCCAELKRLSQCGADKVFLQGQPGTPGIPGVPGTNGLPGAKGDTGPQGPPGERGSTGATGKAGPKGDQGDSCSCTSNQQQETRARNCKELLEFGETLNGWYTIYPVPGKTMTVFCDMETDGGGWLVFQRRQDGSVNFYRGWQSYKKGFGNQASEFWLGNDKIHLLTNSGIQQLRIDTRDFNDTNTYAAYTTFRILSEEENYQLRVGSYVGGNMGDSFSSHKGMNFSALDKDNDIYDKGSCAVSYKGGWWYSACHSSNLNGLYLRGTHTSYANGINWVAGKGAYYSYKYADMKIRPQ